One window of the Salvia splendens isolate huo1 chromosome 1, SspV2, whole genome shotgun sequence genome contains the following:
- the LOC121748518 gene encoding probable protein phosphatase 2C 48 — protein sequence MMVKPCWRACVEGDGSGSRDDTDGRANGLWWYKDLGQHVSGDFSMAVIQANNLLEDQSQLESGPLSLLDSGPCGTFVGVYDGHGGPETSRFVNQTLFTNLKRFASESEEVSADVIRRAFLATEEEFLCLVRQQWSTNPQMASVGTCCLVGVICNGVLHVANAGDSRAVLGRADKSGRGVTAVQLSTEHNASFESVRNELRTLHPDDPHIVVSKHKVWRVKGIIQVSRSIGDAYLKRWEFNREPLLDKFRLPRRFSKPILSAEPSVLIHRLNPEDQFLIFASDGLWEHLSNQEAVDIVASNPRNGIARRLVECTLRKAAKKREMRYADLKKIERGVRRHFHDDITVVVVFIDRQPSIARSTPVVSIRGGARLPSRANA from the exons ATGATGGTGAAGCCTTGTTGGAGAGCATGTGTTGAGGGAGATGGGAGTGGGAGTAGGGATGATACAGATGGTAGGGCTAATGGGCTGTGGTGGTATAAGGATCTTGGCCAACATGTTAGTGGAGACTTCTCAATGGCTGTGATTCAAGCCAACAATTTGTTGGAGGATCAGAGCCAGCTTGAATCAGGGCCACTGAGTTTGCTTGACTCGGGGCCTTGTGGTACCTTTGTCGGAGTTTATGATGGACATGGAGGGCCGGAGACCTCCCGCTTTGTCAACCAGACCTTGTTCACCAATCTAAAGA GATTCGCCTCCGAGAGTGAGGAGGTATCTGCAGATGTAATTAGAAGGGCTTTCTTGGCAACTGAAGAGGAGTTTCTGTGTCTAGTAAGGCAGCAATGGTCTACAAATCCTCAAATGGCTTCAGTGGGGACATGCTGTTTGGTAGGGGTGATATGCAACGGGGTCCTTCATGTCGCCAATGCTGGAGACTCACGAGCTGTCTTAGGCAGGGCAGATAAGAGTGGTAGAGGAGTAACCGCCGTTCAATTATCCACGGAGCACAATGCTAGCTTCGAATCAGTTAGAAATGAGCTACGGACCTTGCATCCTGATGATCCACATATTGTAGTTTCAAAGCACAAAGTGTGGCGCGTGAAGGGCATCATCCAG GTATCAAGATCCATTGGCGACGCCTATCTCAAGAGGTGGGAGTTCAACAGAGAACCACTCTTGGACAAATTCAGGCTGCCTCGACGGTTCAGCAAGCCAATTCTCAGCGCAGAACCGTCAGTACTCATACACAGGCTCAACCCTGAGGATCAATTTCTCATCTTCGCGTCAGATGGTTTGTGGGAGCACTTAAGCAACCAAGAGGCGGTAGATATTGTCGCCAGCAATCCCCGTAAT GGCATAGCTAGGCGACTGGTTGAATGCACTCTTCGAAAAGCAGCCAAGAAGAGAGAGATGCGCTATGCAGACCTGAAGAAAATCGAACGAGGCGTGAGGAGGCATTTCCACGATGATATAACGGTTGTCGTCGTTTTTATAGATCGTCAACCATCTATTGCTCGATCAACTCCCGTTGTTTCCATACGAGGGGGTGCTCGCCTTCCCAGTCGTGCAAATGCTTAA
- the LOC121799238 gene encoding protein MODIFIER OF SNC1 11-like: MATATASKFENPKTTTDLNLAPSPIEDASSTQQLPQLPGDQTKATPDAAAVKTSDVDGGDAATDIQKKMKRAERFGMPVNLSEEEKRNSRAERFGKASAADGLDSSKQSEDLKRKARAERFGITKPVSADEESKKKARLARFGSTPVTDSVEEDKKKARALRFSQPQSSQKANGEGNIEKTAISGKAVGGT, encoded by the exons ATGGCCACCGCGACGGCATCTAAATTCGAAAACCCTAAAACCACCACAGACCTCAATTTAGCGCCATCGCCCATTGAAGATGCCTCATCGACTCAGCAACTTCCTCAACTTCCAGGCGACCAAACGAAGGCGACTCCGGATGCGGCGGCTGTGAAAACAAGCGACGTAGACGGAGGCGATGCGGCCACGGATATTCAGAAGAAGATGAAGCGCGCGGAGCGGTTTGGGATGCCGGTAAACCTTTCGGAAGAGGAGAAGCGCAATTCTCGAGCAGAGAG GTTTGGTAAAGCTTCTGCTGCTGATGGATTGGATTCGTCAAAGCAATCAGAAGATCTGAAAAGGAAGGCTAGAGCAGAGAG GTTTGGGATTACCAAACCTGTATCGGCTGATGAGGAGTCTAAGAAAAAAGCTAGACTTGCTAGGTTTGGGTCAACTCCTGTGACTGATTCAGTAGAGGAAGATAAAAAGAAAGCAAGGGCACTCAG ATTTTCGCAGCCTCAGTCTAGCCAGAAGGCAAATGGAGAAGGAAATATTGAG AAGACAGCAATATCTGGCAAGGCTGTAGGAGGAACCTAA